A single Candidatus Sulfotelmatobacter sp. DNA region contains:
- a CDS encoding glycosyltransferase family 2 protein: protein TDRTSDEAREAGAERVIRHPANRGVGAGIRTGLLAAKGEGFRYAAILSGDDQHEPDELPRVLQPLFDDEADLVQGSRWLPGGATPGIPPSRRWLTRIYPILFRIASGYPCTDGTNGFRAFRLSILDDPRIRLEQSWLDRYELEPYLLFQAVRCGYRVREVPVTVRYHSRGTTKMKIFRDGWRILRPLIYLRMGWRK, encoded by the coding sequence ACCGATCGCACCTCGGACGAGGCCCGCGAAGCCGGCGCCGAGCGCGTCATCCGGCATCCAGCCAATCGTGGCGTGGGCGCGGGAATTCGTACCGGGCTGCTGGCTGCGAAGGGGGAGGGCTTCCGCTACGCGGCGATTCTCTCGGGTGACGATCAGCACGAGCCCGACGAGCTGCCGCGCGTGCTCCAGCCGCTGTTCGACGACGAAGCCGACCTGGTGCAGGGCTCGCGCTGGCTGCCGGGCGGGGCCACGCCCGGCATCCCGCCGTCGCGGCGTTGGCTCACGCGCATCTATCCGATACTGTTCCGCATCGCCAGCGGCTACCCGTGCACCGACGGAACGAACGGCTTTCGCGCATTTCGGCTCTCGATCCTCGACGATCCGCGCATCCGTCTCGAGCAAAGCTGGCTGGATCGCTACGAGCTCGAGCCTTATCTGTTGTTCCAGGCAGTGCGCTGCGGCTACCGCGTCCGTGAAGTGCCGGTGACCGTGCGCTATCATTCCCGAGGCACTACCAAGATGAAGATCTTTCGTGACGGCTGGCGAATTCTCCGGCCGTTGATCTATCTGCGCATGGGATGGCGGAAATGA
- a CDS encoding NAD-dependent epimerase/dehydratase family protein, which yields MTPRDQSMNALKDRRVLVTGGAGFVGSALVRRLIAIGAQVTVLDDLFTGRRENLPADGLTFYQGSVCDLPLVEHAVGEAEVVFHCAARNIVISTKDPRQDYETNIGGTLNVLLAARATGPKRVVYTSSTSVYGNPRYLPINEDDRLSLLTPYSVSKLAGENYCMAFYESYGLPTTAVRYSNIFGPGQDPDNPYCGVVAKFADSLFAGKPPVIHGDGNQTRDFTYIDDAVEATLLAATSDRSIGEVFNVGTGVETRVNELAAILIRLVGAKVEPVHSDRRDVDNIRRRVVNIEKTRRALRWVPEVTLEEGLRRTVEWQRTSSLRARGVAARN from the coding sequence ATGACGCCTCGCGACCAGTCGATGAACGCGCTGAAAGATCGGCGGGTGCTGGTGACCGGCGGCGCGGGCTTCGTCGGCAGCGCCCTGGTCAGGCGCCTGATCGCGATCGGGGCGCAGGTCACGGTGCTCGACGATCTGTTCACCGGGCGGCGCGAGAATCTTCCCGCGGATGGGCTCACGTTCTATCAGGGCTCGGTCTGCGATCTGCCGCTGGTCGAGCACGCCGTGGGCGAGGCCGAGGTGGTGTTCCACTGCGCCGCGCGAAACATCGTCATCTCGACGAAAGACCCGCGCCAGGACTACGAGACCAACATTGGTGGCACTCTCAACGTGCTGCTGGCGGCGCGCGCGACGGGGCCCAAGCGCGTGGTGTACACGTCGTCGACGTCGGTGTACGGCAATCCCCGATATCTTCCGATCAACGAGGACGATCGGCTTTCGTTGCTGACGCCCTACTCGGTCTCGAAGCTCGCGGGCGAGAACTACTGCATGGCGTTCTACGAGTCGTACGGCCTGCCGACGACGGCGGTGCGATATTCGAACATCTTCGGCCCCGGCCAGGATCCCGACAATCCCTACTGCGGCGTGGTCGCCAAGTTCGCCGACTCGCTGTTCGCGGGGAAGCCCCCCGTGATCCACGGTGACGGCAATCAGACCCGCGACTTCACCTACATCGACGACGCCGTCGAGGCGACGCTCCTCGCCGCGACCTCGGATCGCTCGATCGGCGAGGTGTTCAACGTCGGCACCGGCGTCGAAACGCGCGTCAACGAGCTGGCGGCGATCCTGATCCGGCTCGTGGGCGCAAAGGTCGAGCCCGTGCATAGCGATCGCCGCGACGTGGACAACATTCGTCGTCGCGTGGTGAACATCGAGAAGACCCGGCGCGCCCTGCGCTGGGTGCCCGAGGTGACGCTCGAGGAAGGCCTGCGCCGCACCGTCGAGTGGCAGCGCACCAGCAGCCTCAGGGCGCGGGGAGTGGCGGCGAGGAACTGA
- a CDS encoding glycosyltransferase family 2 protein, translating to MSEPGRAPAEAGRGTISIWMALPAYNEERSLPQLLERFVTLAPVLAERGAKLRVLVVDDGSTDGTIAAAERFKGRLDLEVIPHGVNRNLGAGLRTGLTGALQRCAPDDLIATMDADNTHDPALLPRMWETLEREHADIVIASRYVAGGDEVGLTALRKVLSRGASFLLSVVARVKGARDYTCGYRLYRASMLKRAFAAWGDRMIEEVGFVCMAELLVKLGRGGAKVTEAPLVLRYDLKEGASKMKIMKTISRYFVMARRVRSNPIPRIAG from the coding sequence GTGAGCGAGCCTGGGCGCGCTCCGGCCGAGGCCGGTCGCGGCACGATCTCGATCTGGATGGCGCTGCCCGCCTACAACGAGGAGCGCTCGCTGCCACAGCTGCTCGAGCGCTTCGTCACGCTCGCGCCGGTGCTGGCGGAACGCGGCGCGAAGCTGCGGGTGCTGGTGGTGGACGACGGCAGCACCGATGGCACCATCGCCGCCGCCGAGCGTTTCAAGGGACGGCTCGACCTGGAGGTCATTCCCCACGGCGTCAACCGCAATCTCGGCGCCGGGCTGCGCACCGGGCTCACCGGCGCGCTCCAGCGCTGCGCGCCCGATGACCTGATCGCGACCATGGACGCCGACAACACGCACGATCCCGCTCTGCTGCCGCGCATGTGGGAGACGCTCGAGCGCGAGCACGCCGACATCGTGATCGCCTCCCGCTACGTGGCCGGTGGCGACGAGGTCGGCCTGACCGCGCTCCGCAAGGTGCTGTCGCGGGGGGCCAGTTTCCTGCTGTCGGTGGTGGCTCGCGTGAAGGGTGCGCGGGACTACACCTGCGGCTATCGGCTCTATCGCGCTTCGATGCTCAAGCGCGCGTTCGCCGCGTGGGGCGATCGAATGATCGAGGAGGTCGGGTTCGTCTGCATGGCCGAGCTGCTGGTGAAGCTCGGGCGCGGCGGCGCGAAGGTGACCGAGGCGCCGCTGGTGTTGCGCTACGATCTCAAGGAGGGCGCGAGCAAGATGAAGATCATGAAGACCATTTCCCGGTACTTCGTGATGGCTCGAAGGGTGCGGTCCAATCCGATCCCCCGTATCGCCGGTTGA
- a CDS encoding acyl carrier protein codes for MTSPTPTESRIRDFLIQDVLYDRELRELSLDENLIEKGLLDSLSILKVVTFCEENFEVKIPDQEVVPDNLESVRAMAALVERVRGGKQ; via the coding sequence ATGACCAGCCCGACCCCGACCGAATCCCGCATCCGCGACTTCCTGATCCAGGACGTCCTCTACGATCGCGAGCTGCGCGAGCTCTCGCTCGACGAGAACCTGATCGAGAAAGGCCTGCTGGATTCGCTCTCGATCCTCAAGGTCGTCACGTTCTGCGAAGAGAATTTCGAGGTGAAGATTCCCGATCAAGAAGTCGTGCCGGACAATCTCGAGTCGGTGCGGGCGATGGCGGCCCTGGTCGAACGCGTGCGCGGCGGAAAGCAGTGA
- a CDS encoding amino acid adenylation domain-containing protein translates to MRRNLGSLLRDSAARHGGRDAVVLEGASLSYAALASQANRIARSLRGRGVTRGDRVGLWLHKSHAAIAALWGALEAGAAYVPIDPGAPPARLATIARDAGLAALVTSPDRLAAAGESVRELDSLRGLWVTGAAPATAASATPRLIEWRELESESDAPLDDPPGADDLAYILYTSGSTGVPKGVVHTHASALAFVEWAAASFEMSERDRVSNHAPFHFDLSTFDLFASALAGAAVFPVPARAAAFPAAIANLYAGSRLTVIYETPSALALLLRHGQIASRDLSALRVLLFAGEVMPVPLLRQWMELVPRARFANLYGPTETNVCTWHEVKSPPRDDSPLPIGVPCSGDQAWLLDDELRETPRGEIGELWVSGASVMRGYWGDDARTRQTLRDLPLDGRTRRAYRTGDRVRWNDDGVLMFHGRRDHQVKTRGYRVELAEIEGALHAHALVAEAVVLPIPDPEIGNRLKAVIVLKHDAGAGAGPSAAALRDHCARTLPRYMVPEEIGFRESLPRTTSGKVDRAALAAGEATARKDEA, encoded by the coding sequence ATGAGGAGGAATCTGGGCTCGCTGCTGCGCGATTCGGCCGCACGGCACGGCGGCCGCGACGCGGTGGTGCTGGAGGGCGCGAGCCTTTCCTACGCGGCACTCGCGTCGCAGGCGAATCGCATCGCACGATCGCTGCGCGGGCGTGGCGTGACCCGGGGCGATCGCGTCGGGCTGTGGCTCCACAAGTCGCACGCCGCGATCGCCGCGCTGTGGGGAGCGCTCGAGGCCGGCGCGGCCTACGTGCCGATCGATCCCGGGGCGCCACCGGCGCGGCTCGCCACCATCGCGCGCGACGCCGGACTCGCCGCGCTGGTCACGAGCCCGGACCGGCTCGCGGCCGCGGGCGAATCGGTGCGCGAGCTCGATTCCCTGCGCGGGCTGTGGGTGACGGGCGCCGCGCCGGCCACCGCGGCGAGCGCGACCCCGCGACTGATCGAGTGGCGCGAGCTGGAATCCGAATCCGACGCGCCGCTCGACGACCCTCCGGGCGCGGATGACCTCGCCTACATCCTCTACACGTCGGGCTCGACCGGCGTGCCCAAGGGCGTAGTGCACACCCACGCCAGCGCGCTGGCGTTCGTGGAGTGGGCGGCAGCCAGCTTCGAAATGAGCGAACGCGATCGCGTGTCGAATCACGCGCCGTTTCATTTCGACCTCTCGACCTTCGATCTGTTCGCCTCCGCGCTGGCGGGCGCCGCGGTCTTTCCGGTGCCGGCGCGCGCCGCCGCGTTCCCGGCGGCGATCGCGAATCTCTACGCCGGTTCGAGGCTCACCGTGATCTACGAGACGCCGAGCGCGCTCGCGCTGCTGTTGCGCCACGGGCAGATCGCGAGCCGCGATCTTTCGGCGCTGCGGGTGCTGCTGTTCGCGGGCGAGGTGATGCCGGTGCCGCTGCTCCGCCAGTGGATGGAGCTGGTGCCGCGCGCGCGCTTCGCCAACCTCTACGGACCGACCGAGACCAACGTCTGCACCTGGCACGAGGTGAAGTCGCCACCGCGCGACGATTCGCCGCTGCCGATCGGGGTGCCTTGCTCGGGCGATCAGGCATGGCTGCTCGACGACGAGCTGCGCGAGACGCCGCGCGGCGAGATCGGCGAGCTATGGGTGTCGGGGGCGAGCGTGATGCGCGGGTACTGGGGAGACGACGCGCGCACGCGGCAGACCCTGCGCGACCTCCCGCTCGACGGCCGCACGCGACGCGCCTATCGCACCGGCGACCGGGTGCGCTGGAACGACGACGGCGTGCTCATGTTTCATGGGCGGCGCGACCATCAGGTGAAGACCCGCGGCTATCGCGTCGAGCTGGCCGAGATCGAAGGCGCGCTCCATGCGCACGCTTTGGTGGCCGAAGCGGTGGTGCTGCCGATTCCCGATCCCGAGATCGGCAATCGCTTGAAGGCCGTGATCGTGCTGAAACACGATGCCGGGGCCGGAGCGGGTCCGTCCGCGGCCGCGCTGCGGGACCATTGCGCGCGCACCCTTCCCCGGTACATGGTTCCCGAGGAAATCGGCTTCCGAGAATCCCTGCCCCGCACCACGAGCGGCAAGGTGGATCGCGCCGCGCTCGCGGCCGGCGAGGCGACTGCACGAAAGGATGAGGCATGA
- a CDS encoding acyl-CoA dehydrogenase family protein: protein MNFEFSAEQRELYDATLEFAREQLNRDVAALDAADGFDREAWKLAAEFGLLGLPVPVEYGGQGRDLLTTIIAMEALGKGCRDNGLVFSLNAQMWACQMPLVAYGSEAQKREWLPRLVSGQAIGAHAITEPNAGSDVFSLAARATRASGSQPGYVLNGTKTFSTNAPVADVAVAFAYLDRSAEGKSKALTSFLVPRGTRGLTFGEPIHKMGLRTSPMGEVIFDECVVPESARLGPEGAGMAVFNSAMEWERACIFAAHLGSMDRLLDDCVKYAKARRQFGQPIAKFESVADRLADMKVAIDAGRFLLYRVGWMQGEGRSTVLESAVAKLFVSETHVRAALDALQLHGGYGYMREFPIEREVRDALSGTLYSGTSEMQRKIIARCLGL from the coding sequence ATGAACTTCGAGTTCAGCGCCGAGCAGCGCGAACTCTACGATGCCACGCTCGAGTTCGCTCGCGAGCAGCTGAACCGCGACGTCGCCGCGCTCGACGCCGCCGACGGCTTCGATCGCGAGGCCTGGAAGCTGGCCGCCGAGTTCGGGTTGCTCGGGCTGCCCGTGCCGGTCGAATACGGCGGCCAGGGTCGCGACCTGCTCACCACCATCATCGCCATGGAAGCGCTGGGGAAGGGCTGCCGCGACAACGGCCTGGTGTTCAGCCTCAACGCTCAGATGTGGGCGTGCCAGATGCCGCTGGTGGCCTACGGCAGCGAGGCGCAGAAGCGCGAGTGGCTGCCGCGCCTGGTCTCGGGCCAGGCGATCGGCGCGCACGCCATCACCGAACCCAACGCGGGCTCCGACGTGTTCTCGCTGGCGGCGCGCGCGACCCGCGCGAGCGGATCGCAACCGGGCTACGTCCTCAACGGCACCAAAACCTTCAGCACCAACGCGCCGGTCGCCGACGTGGCGGTGGCGTTCGCCTATCTCGATCGCTCCGCGGAAGGGAAATCGAAGGCCCTGACGTCGTTCCTGGTGCCGCGCGGAACCAGGGGCCTCACCTTCGGCGAGCCGATCCACAAGATGGGGCTGCGCACCTCGCCGATGGGCGAGGTGATCTTCGACGAGTGTGTCGTGCCCGAGAGCGCGCGGCTCGGCCCGGAAGGCGCCGGCATGGCGGTGTTCAACTCGGCGATGGAATGGGAACGGGCCTGCATCTTCGCGGCGCACCTCGGCTCGATGGACCGGCTGCTCGACGACTGCGTGAAATACGCGAAGGCGCGGCGCCAGTTCGGCCAGCCGATCGCCAAGTTCGAATCGGTGGCCGACCGGCTCGCCGACATGAAGGTGGCGATCGACGCCGGCCGCTTCCTGCTCTATCGCGTCGGCTGGATGCAGGGCGAAGGCCGGAGCACGGTACTGGAGTCGGCGGTCGCCAAGCTGTTCGTGAGCGAGACCCACGTCCGCGCGGCACTCGACGCGCTGCAGCTCCACGGCGGCTACGGCTACATGCGCGAATTCCCGATCGAGCGCGAGGTGCGCGACGCGCTCTCGGGCACGCTCTACTCCGGCACCTCGGAGATGCAGCGCAAGATCATCGCCCGCTGCCTCGGGCTCTAG
- a CDS encoding alpha/beta hydrolase yields MPWAETAEERERARAEQPRIVRAPDGDLVAIVTPPAPGAPPAGLAAVHLTRPRSHRNRDWVRGARWLAARGFAACRFDYHGNGDSSGVNGFLDPSTPNQSDLMAILRTLRDSGIAERFVLTGSCFDARTALSAMLAEPDWVHGIAFVSAPVMSLDTMRELRNSRGKWEGVWQAMQNRDNWKRLADPELWRNVESRLRGLGRSSAEPGAPSQGPALDPNFVGAFEALARSTTRALFLYGEADQEFLTFQGALERLWPRLDARTRERLEVEIWPGSVHDGFNRMDRQKEIVERVLQWVLALHPAARAVEARS; encoded by the coding sequence GTGCCCTGGGCTGAAACGGCGGAGGAACGCGAGCGCGCTCGCGCCGAGCAGCCGCGAATCGTGCGCGCGCCCGACGGCGACCTGGTCGCGATCGTGACCCCTCCCGCGCCGGGCGCGCCACCCGCGGGCCTGGCGGCGGTGCATCTCACACGCCCGCGCTCGCACCGTAACCGCGACTGGGTGCGGGGCGCCCGCTGGCTGGCCGCGCGGGGCTTCGCCGCCTGCCGCTTCGACTACCACGGGAACGGCGACAGCAGCGGGGTGAACGGCTTCCTTGATCCCTCGACACCCAATCAGTCGGATCTGATGGCGATCTTGCGTACACTGCGCGACTCCGGCATCGCCGAGCGCTTCGTGTTGACCGGGAGCTGCTTCGACGCGCGCACCGCCCTTTCGGCGATGCTGGCCGAGCCCGATTGGGTCCACGGCATTGCGTTCGTTTCGGCGCCGGTGATGTCGCTCGACACCATGCGCGAGTTGCGCAACTCGCGCGGCAAATGGGAAGGAGTCTGGCAGGCCATGCAGAACCGCGACAACTGGAAGCGCCTCGCCGATCCCGAATTGTGGAGAAACGTCGAGTCGCGGCTGCGCGGCCTCGGGCGATCGAGCGCCGAGCCCGGCGCCCCCTCGCAGGGCCCGGCGCTCGATCCCAATTTCGTGGGCGCGTTCGAGGCGCTGGCGCGCTCCACCACCCGCGCCCTGTTCCTCTACGGCGAAGCCGATCAGGAATTCCTCACCTTCCAGGGCGCGCTCGAACGACTGTGGCCGCGACTCGACGCCCGAACGCGCGAGCGGCTCGAGGTCGAGATCTGGCCGGGAAGCGTGCACGACGGCTTCAACCGCATGGATCGCCAGAAGGAGATCGTCGAGCGCGTGCTCCAGTGGGTGCTGGCGCTCCATCCCGCTGCGCGGGCGGTGGAGGCACGGTCATGA
- a CDS encoding alpha/beta hydrolase, which translates to MTPLFGPGSPAAPAEPALNGEIPAFLDLGGCPLYSVYHPARPVPAAGIAALIVPGLGVEQLTGYRSEVELARALARHGIATIRFHPRGQGDSGGDSADLTLGSFADDIRGVLAELRRKSGAPEVVAVGIRLGALALARVVAEGERFKALALWEPVEAPSDYFRSLLRGVLFSQVAQGERARLTVDEMLSTLEREGRVDVLGYYLHRALVASADRPLADRLAGFRGPALIVQIDPRRTLARSHQELAETLRARGCEVEVREVRADVGWPFLQNPAWESPELVNFTTEWIRALG; encoded by the coding sequence GTGACGCCCCTGTTCGGACCCGGCAGTCCCGCGGCACCCGCCGAACCCGCCTTGAACGGGGAGATCCCGGCTTTTCTCGACCTCGGGGGCTGCCCACTCTACTCGGTCTACCACCCGGCTCGACCGGTGCCGGCGGCCGGAATCGCGGCTCTGATCGTGCCCGGCCTGGGCGTGGAGCAGCTCACCGGCTACCGCAGCGAAGTGGAGCTGGCCCGAGCGCTCGCCCGCCACGGAATCGCCACGATTCGCTTCCACCCACGTGGCCAGGGCGACTCCGGCGGCGACTCGGCGGATCTCACCCTGGGGAGCTTCGCCGACGACATCCGCGGGGTGCTCGCCGAGCTGCGCCGGAAGAGCGGCGCCCCGGAAGTCGTGGCGGTCGGGATCCGGCTCGGCGCGCTGGCGCTGGCACGGGTGGTCGCCGAGGGCGAGCGATTCAAGGCGCTCGCGCTGTGGGAACCGGTGGAAGCACCGTCCGACTACTTCCGCTCGCTCCTGCGCGGCGTGTTGTTCTCGCAGGTCGCCCAGGGGGAACGAGCGAGGCTCACGGTCGACGAAATGTTGAGCACGCTCGAGCGGGAGGGACGCGTCGACGTGCTCGGCTACTACCTGCACCGCGCGCTGGTTGCGAGTGCCGATCGGCCGTTGGCCGATCGGCTGGCGGGCTTTCGCGGGCCGGCGCTGATCGTCCAGATCGATCCGCGCCGCACGCTCGCCCGTTCCCATCAGGAGCTGGCGGAGACGCTGCGCGCCCGTGGCTGCGAGGTCGAGGTGCGCGAAGTGCGCGCCGACGTCGGCTGGCCTTTCCTTCAGAATCCGGCCTGGGAAAGCCCGGAGCTCGTGAACTTCACCACCGAGTGGATCCGTGCCCTGGGCTGA
- a CDS encoding sugar transferase: MESVSSGVGSIPQASTLAGASAAPGHESHLGLNGNGNGNGLSVSALSHWSPPVSASAGGGTLVSSPPVLAAPLEDRGLYLRFGKRLLDVIGATVALVANSPLLLLAIIAIKLESPGPVLYRSKRIGRNGRPFTFLKLRSMVDGADRGRHHIAHLNEAEGPIFKIMNDPRVTRVGRILRITSIDEIPQFLNVLRGEMSLVGPRPPLPNEVAQYEPWQLHRLDVLPGLTCLWQISGRSRIGFNEWMRLDLEYIKHRSLGLDVKILLRTIPAVLSRDGAY, encoded by the coding sequence ATGGAATCGGTTTCGTCGGGCGTGGGTTCGATTCCGCAAGCGTCCACGCTCGCGGGCGCCTCGGCCGCGCCCGGGCACGAGTCACACCTGGGGCTCAACGGCAATGGCAACGGGAATGGCCTCTCGGTGAGCGCGCTCTCGCACTGGTCCCCGCCGGTTTCGGCCTCCGCCGGCGGCGGCACTCTGGTCTCGTCGCCGCCGGTGCTGGCCGCCCCGCTCGAGGATCGCGGCTTGTATCTGCGCTTCGGCAAGCGGTTGCTCGACGTGATCGGCGCCACCGTCGCACTGGTGGCCAACTCGCCGCTGCTGCTCCTCGCGATCATCGCGATCAAGCTCGAATCGCCGGGCCCGGTGCTCTACCGATCGAAGCGCATCGGACGAAACGGGAGGCCCTTCACGTTCCTGAAGCTGCGCTCGATGGTGGACGGCGCGGATCGTGGCCGTCACCACATCGCCCATCTGAACGAGGCCGAGGGTCCGATCTTCAAGATCATGAACGACCCGCGTGTTACCCGGGTCGGACGCATCCTGCGCATCACTTCCATCGACGAGATTCCGCAATTCCTCAACGTGTTGCGCGGCGAGATGAGCCTGGTGGGCCCGAGACCGCCGCTGCCCAACGAAGTGGCACAGTACGAGCCGTGGCAGCTCCACCGGCTCGACGTGTTGCCGGGCCTCACCTGTCTGTGGCAGATCAGCGGGCGCAGCCGCATCGGCTTCAACGAGTGGATGCGCCTGGACCTCGAGTACATCAAGCATCGATCCCTCGGATTGGACGTGAAGATCCTCCTTCGAACGATACCGGCCGTACTCTCGCGGGACGGGGCTTACTGA
- a CDS encoding glycosyltransferase family 39 protein — MIWNIVAAALVGALLRFFRLGHPSLWIDEVFTWYAADIGSRMPWSHVIENVHGPLYTLLLHAWGGLAGDGEWALRFPSAVFGTVTIPAIAWLSGRWLGRSAAVPAAWLAAGSPFLVWYSQEARNYSMLLPCVALGAVAMLELRERLSARALVGFLAVSSAGLLTNFSYALLAPLQLYWWLGTRGDRRRRLLLLAGVALLMLVVLYPWLPRLASVWDWKRLAQSAGERPAEALRGGPSFQVAAYPFTLHVFAVGYTLGPSIREIRTLGSGAALRAHRAELAVVALLFGALGVLALRAAARRRERIAALIALVAPALFVTYGAIQNFKTFHPRYVAVSFPFLLALAAAALADARPRLRAILSAGLALTWGVSLYHLYFVPRYGKEDMRSAIARVRSEARPGEKILAAGADDVLFYYYRGPLPIQRYWLGWAGEGDRMEAKLNEALAGTHGVWVVWSRGEDLDPSGRFPRYLDQRFQGAESRRFEGVRVWHLMGAAPDSR; from the coding sequence GTGATCTGGAACATCGTCGCCGCCGCTCTGGTGGGGGCGCTGCTCCGCTTTTTCCGGCTCGGCCACCCGAGCCTGTGGATCGACGAGGTCTTCACCTGGTACGCCGCCGACATCGGCTCGCGCATGCCGTGGTCCCACGTGATCGAGAACGTGCACGGCCCGCTCTACACCCTGCTGCTGCATGCCTGGGGCGGACTCGCCGGGGACGGCGAGTGGGCGCTGCGCTTCCCGTCGGCGGTGTTCGGCACCGTCACCATCCCTGCGATCGCGTGGCTCTCGGGACGCTGGCTCGGACGATCGGCCGCGGTGCCGGCGGCGTGGCTCGCGGCCGGCTCGCCGTTCCTGGTCTGGTACTCGCAGGAGGCGCGCAACTACTCGATGCTGCTGCCGTGCGTGGCGCTCGGCGCGGTGGCGATGCTCGAGCTGCGCGAGCGGCTGAGCGCGCGCGCCCTGGTCGGCTTCCTTGCCGTTTCGAGCGCCGGGCTGCTCACCAATTTCTCCTATGCGCTGCTGGCGCCGCTCCAGCTCTACTGGTGGCTGGGGACGCGGGGCGACCGCCGGCGACGGCTGCTGCTGCTCGCCGGCGTCGCGCTGCTGATGCTGGTGGTGCTCTACCCGTGGCTGCCGCGGCTGGCCTCGGTCTGGGACTGGAAGCGGCTCGCCCAGAGCGCGGGCGAGCGCCCCGCCGAGGCATTGCGGGGCGGGCCATCGTTCCAGGTCGCCGCCTATCCGTTCACGCTCCACGTGTTCGCGGTCGGCTACACGCTCGGCCCCTCGATTCGCGAGATCCGCACGCTGGGGTCGGGAGCCGCCCTGCGCGCGCACCGGGCCGAGCTGGCGGTGGTGGCGCTGCTGTTCGGCGCGCTCGGAGTGCTCGCCCTGCGGGCCGCCGCCCGCCGCCGCGAGCGGATCGCCGCCCTGATCGCGCTGGTCGCTCCGGCGTTGTTCGTGACTTACGGAGCGATTCAGAACTTCAAGACCTTCCATCCGCGCTACGTCGCGGTGTCGTTTCCCTTCCTGCTCGCGCTGGCGGCGGCGGCGCTCGCCGACGCCCGGCCGCGCCTGCGCGCGATCCTGAGCGCGGGGCTCGCGCTCACCTGGGGCGTGTCGCTCTACCATCTGTACTTCGTGCCGCGCTACGGGAAGGAAGACATGCGTAGCGCGATCGCGAGGGTCAGGAGCGAGGCGCGGCCGGGCGAGAAGATCCTCGCCGCCGGAGCGGACGACGTGCTGTTCTATTACTATCGCGGGCCGCTTCCGATCCAGCGCTACTGGTTGGGCTGGGCGGGCGAGGGCGATCGCATGGAGGCGAAGCTGAACGAAGCGCTGGCCGGCACCCATGGCGTCTGGGTGGTGTGGAGTCGAGGCGAGGATCTCGACCCTTCCGGCCGCTTCCCGCGCTATCTCGATCAACGCTTTCAGGGCGCGGAGAGCCGGCGCTTCGAAGGCGTACGGGTGTGGCACCTGATGGGCGCCGCACCCGACTCACGCTGA